In the genome of Paramisgurnus dabryanus chromosome 18, PD_genome_1.1, whole genome shotgun sequence, one region contains:
- the LOC135776522 gene encoding protein EOLA1 encodes MSLEVACLSFRQPYAAFVLHGIKTIETRWRPLLAEMQNCTLAVHIAQKDWEGEDWRQILTDRLGMNSVQIEKLLESGERFGRGVIAGLVDVGETWFCSEDVACEEMRELEKAACLNELNQKYLTRLSNPRWLNEPMYSRGHKDVWTVHIPSHLLPSSPHP; translated from the exons ATGAGTTTAGAAGTGGCATGTTTATCATTTCGCCAGCCGTACGCTGCTTTTGTGTTGCATGGCATTAAAACCATAGAGACCCGTTGGCGACCCCTTTTGGCGGAGATGCAGAACTGCACTCTTGCGGTGCACATCGCTCAAAAGGACTGGGAAGGGGAAGACTGGAGACAAATACTGACTGATAGACTGGGAATGAATTCTGTGCAAATAGAGAAACTTCTGGAGTCTGGAGAAAGGTTTGGGCGTGGTGTTATTGCGG GTCTTGTGGATGTTGGTGAGACGTGGTTCTGTTCTGAGGATGTAGCATGCGAGGAGATGAGAGAGCTGGAGAAAGCTGCTTGCCTAAATGAGCTCAATCAGAAATACCTTACACGACTCTCGAACCCACGATGGCTCAATGAACCTATGTATTCTAGAGGCCATAAAGACGTGTGGACAGTACACATTCCCAGTCATCTACTGCCCTCCTCTCCTCATCCTTAG